The Skermanella pratensis genome has a window encoding:
- a CDS encoding acylphosphatase: MSDTKAVSVTVSGKVQGVWYRAWTVEEARSRGLVGWVRNRNDGTVEAVFAGPAGQVDAMIEACRQGPKHARVAGVAVAPAGYPSVDGFEQRATY, encoded by the coding sequence ATGAGTGACACCAAGGCAGTCAGCGTCACGGTTTCGGGCAAGGTCCAGGGCGTGTGGTACCGGGCCTGGACGGTCGAGGAGGCGCGGTCGCGCGGGCTGGTCGGCTGGGTGCGCAACCGGAACGACGGGACGGTCGAGGCGGTCTTCGCCGGCCCGGCCGGGCAGGTCGACGCCATGATCGAGGCCTGCCGGCAGGGTCCGAAGCATGCCCGCGTCGCCGGCGTGGCGGTCGCGCCGGCGGGGTACCCGAGCGTCGACGGGTTCGAGCAGCGGGCGACCTATTGA